DNA sequence from the Leptolyngbya sp. SIO1E4 genome:
TCATGTTCTTTCCCTCACACACCCCTCTCAAAGTGCACGCTATGAGTAACGCCCAAGAGCCACAAGACTTCGAATTCGACCCCTTACAGTCAACCACTGTCACGCTTTCTCCCGCAGCGGTAGACTGGGCCGTTCGGATGGGACAACTAGAAACAACGGTGGCCTACCAGTGGCCAAGTTTTCTCAGAGCGATGGCTCTCAGAGGATTTCAAGCATGGGTTGAAGCTGGCGCTCTAGATGTTGCCGTGTACTACGATACTGAGCAAACCCCGCCAGCTGGGATTACCTGCCGCGTCGGTGATTTCCGCCTCTGTTTAATTGCCCAGGGCAACCTGAGCGATGAGGTGGTGCGAATTCCTCGGGGGACGCTCGATGACCCGGACAATTTTGCCCACCTTTATGTGCTTGTGGATGTGCAGGAAGAGGAGGATCGAGTCACGATTCTGAGTGGTCTCCGTCGCGATCTCGTGTTGGCTGATCACCCCACCGCTGAGCGATCGCTCAACGCAGATGACACCTATACTGTGCCGGTGCAACTATTCAACACCCCGCCCGAGCAGCTGCGGCTCTATCTCAATTGCCTGAATCCAGCCAGGCTGACGGCGAGGGTTAACGCAGACGCCGAATCACTATTGCCTACTGTCGCCTCAACAGCGTTACTGTCTAACGTGGGGGGTGAGCTGATCAATGTCGGGCGCTGGTTGCGTGACCAAATCGGAGAAGTGGCCGATCGTCTGGCTTGGACGCTCTTACCGCCCCTGGCCCAGAGGGAAGCTGCGATGGCCTTCCGCAGCCCAGTGGAAGAAATCGAAGAGATTTTGATGGAAATGCCGCCAACCGTCACGGTGCCCCCCCACGCCAGAGGTGCCTATACCGATTGTCAGTCATGGGGGTTGCCGTTTCGACTCTATGCCCTCACCTGGACTGTCTTTGAAACGGATGTGCCGGAGTGGTCTCTCCTGTTGTGTTTAGGCCCCAGTGGCGGCAACCAGCTGCCCCCTGGCATTCAATTAAAGATTCGCGATCGCACTTCAGTCCTCGTCGAGCAAACCCTCGCGCCCAATTCTGAATCGACCTACTTGTATGGCCAAGTTGTCGGTACATGGGATGAACAGTTTGTGGCCACCATCGAACTGCCAAATGGAACGGTGCTGAATTGGCCCCCGTTTGGGTTTCAGCCCGATGCGTAGAGTCGCCTAATCAGAGCCCGAGGGGTTCCCTGCACTGTTAATTGAGTGGATTTGAGATGACCTATCGACTCAGCGTTCACAAAATTGAGCAAAGCTGCTTGTTTGAACTGACTTGGGGACAAGGACAGCGAATCTCTGCCAGTTTGCCCTATCCCAATCACTTAACCACGGTGTATCAAACCTGGCGCCGGGCATACATCAGCTATTATCGGCAGGCGTTGCGCGGTCGCCTGGCGGCAGAGGGGCAGGTTGCCTCAAAAAATGTCGATTGGCACAGCCAGGTCGTGCAAGCAGAGGCGCGATTGCTGTTGGAGTTTCATAAGTGGCTGCGCCATGAAGCCCTCTTTGAGCTGCGGGCTGAACTGGTGAAAGGTCAGACGACCCGCCTGGAGCAGCAGACCCCAACTCAGTCTGCCAGCATGAGCCTTTTTCTGGCGTGCTCGCCGCTAGAAATTGCCCGCTTGCCCTGGGAGACCTGGGAAATGGGGGCAGACTTGGGCCAGCAAGGTCAGATTCAAATGGTGCGATCGC
Encoded proteins:
- a CDS encoding DUF1822 family protein, which codes for MSNAQEPQDFEFDPLQSTTVTLSPAAVDWAVRMGQLETTVAYQWPSFLRAMALRGFQAWVEAGALDVAVYYDTEQTPPAGITCRVGDFRLCLIAQGNLSDEVVRIPRGTLDDPDNFAHLYVLVDVQEEEDRVTILSGLRRDLVLADHPTAERSLNADDTYTVPVQLFNTPPEQLRLYLNCLNPARLTARVNADAESLLPTVASTALLSNVGGELINVGRWLRDQIGEVADRLAWTLLPPLAQREAAMAFRSPVEEIEEILMEMPPTVTVPPHARGAYTDCQSWGLPFRLYALTWTVFETDVPEWSLLLCLGPSGGNQLPPGIQLKIRDRTSVLVEQTLAPNSESTYLYGQVVGTWDEQFVATIELPNGTVLNWPPFGFQPDA